Proteins from a single region of Leptospira brenneri:
- a CDS encoding deoxyguanosinetriphosphate triphosphohydrolase: MKKGRNELLADEEKNLAPYAVKSRNPGEREYGEPEHPYRLPFQRDRDRIIHSHAFKRLDYKTQVFVYSEGDHFRNRLTHTLEVAGISKTISKVLGLNEDLSETIALAHDLGHSPFGHAGQEALSELMRGKGGFEHNKQSLRVVQKLERRYPEFPGLNLCGETLLGIMKHGGDYERSELLDVRRDQGPSLEAMVVDSSDEITYSAHDLEDGLESGLLKLSDVKELKVWKRIEDALPNINSSDIDSVSRSVGRVVLNLMVSDLIDSIDEVLKKFSIKTREDLALSFQKQNKLVQFSEEFQNEFRELKSFLFGKLYRHPEVSRMSERGKETIFLLFKHFESHPESIPESYRKREEEDGRMRVICDYIAGMTDRYAIEKLKREGILWFPY, from the coding sequence ATGAAGAAAGGGAGAAACGAGCTCCTTGCCGATGAAGAAAAAAACCTTGCTCCTTATGCTGTAAAGAGTAGAAATCCAGGGGAACGTGAGTATGGAGAACCTGAGCATCCATACAGACTCCCTTTCCAAAGGGATAGAGATCGTATCATTCATTCTCATGCTTTCAAAAGATTAGACTATAAAACCCAAGTGTTTGTCTATTCGGAAGGGGACCATTTTCGCAATCGTCTCACTCATACCTTAGAAGTAGCGGGGATTTCTAAAACGATCTCGAAAGTACTGGGTCTGAATGAAGACTTAAGTGAAACCATTGCTCTGGCTCACGATTTGGGTCATTCTCCTTTTGGTCATGCAGGTCAAGAAGCCCTTTCTGAATTAATGCGAGGAAAGGGCGGTTTTGAACACAACAAACAATCATTACGTGTGGTACAAAAACTAGAAAGACGTTATCCAGAATTTCCCGGACTCAATCTTTGTGGGGAAACTTTACTCGGAATCATGAAACATGGAGGTGATTATGAAAGGTCTGAACTTTTGGATGTACGCCGAGACCAAGGTCCCTCTCTGGAAGCAATGGTAGTGGATAGTTCTGATGAAATCACTTATAGCGCTCATGATTTAGAAGATGGATTGGAAAGTGGACTTCTTAAACTTTCTGACGTTAAAGAATTAAAAGTTTGGAAACGAATTGAAGATGCTCTTCCCAATATCAATTCATCGGATATTGATTCGGTTTCACGATCTGTCGGTCGAGTTGTGTTGAATTTGATGGTTTCTGATTTGATCGATAGTATCGACGAAGTCCTAAAAAAATTTTCCATCAAAACTAGAGAGGATCTCGCTTTAAGTTTTCAGAAACAAAATAAATTAGTTCAGTTCTCAGAAGAATTTCAAAATGAATTTAGAGAATTAAAATCTTTTTTATTTGGAAAACTCTATCGTCACCCAGAAGTGTCTCGGATGAGTGAAAGGGGAAAAGAAACTATATTTTTACTTTTTAAACATTTTGAATCCCATCCCGAATCCATTCCAGAGTCTTACAGGAAAAGAGAAGAAGAAGACGGTCGTATGCGTGTGATTTGTGATTATATTGCAGGGATGACAGACCGTTATGCGATTGAAAAGTTAAAACGCGAAGGAATCCTCTGGTTTCCTTATTAA
- a CDS encoding DedA family protein, which produces MDFLQTLVSIFMQYGYFAVFGILILCGFGLPVPEDISLTAGGVIAGLGYANVHVMFFVGMAGVLLGDSFVFWLGSYYGEKALTLPILRTVLHPERFDKVREQFKKYGRWVVFFGRFMPGLRMPVFFTAGTSKQISFIRFVLTDGFAALISVPIWVYLGYYGAHNFDQLMGWVRNGQTIILTLVAIAVVVAVFFWWRRKQKEPRGEK; this is translated from the coding sequence ATGGACTTTCTACAAACTCTAGTTTCCATTTTTATGCAATACGGTTATTTTGCCGTTTTTGGAATTCTGATCCTTTGCGGATTTGGTCTTCCGGTTCCTGAAGACATTTCTCTCACCGCTGGTGGAGTGATTGCAGGCCTTGGTTATGCCAATGTGCATGTTATGTTTTTTGTCGGAATGGCCGGAGTATTACTGGGCGATAGTTTTGTTTTTTGGTTGGGGAGTTATTACGGCGAAAAAGCTCTCACCCTACCTATCCTAAGGACAGTCCTCCATCCAGAACGATTTGATAAAGTTCGGGAACAATTCAAAAAATACGGACGCTGGGTGGTCTTTTTTGGGCGTTTTATGCCTGGACTCAGAATGCCCGTGTTCTTTACAGCAGGCACATCCAAACAGATTAGTTTTATTCGTTTTGTTTTGACCGATGGGTTTGCAGCTCTCATCTCTGTGCCTATTTGGGTTTATTTGGGTTATTATGGGGCCCATAATTTTGACCAACTGATGGGTTGGGTGCGAAATGGCCAAACCATCATCCTGACACTCGTAGCAATTGCGGTGGTAGTAGCTGTATTTTTCTGGTGGCGGAGGAAACAAAAGGAGCCAAGAGGAGAAAAATGA
- a CDS encoding LIC11661 family lipoprotein — MNIALFLPRLLLAGFVIFSFGCTNYSTTASVQAPPTLISITNNGNSNFTLKVRAQNPEFIFQGYRLYSGATETLAQNPPDLNAGDACLLAQATIVQPIEYTFEIDPSTNANTAGVSCRIFSTLTPGTYIAMRTLGLSVNLQNSSSSFKVSIPSNALIVP; from the coding sequence ATGAACATCGCTCTGTTTTTGCCCCGGCTTCTTCTTGCCGGATTTGTTATTTTTAGTTTTGGTTGTACAAATTACTCCACGACCGCCTCAGTCCAGGCTCCTCCTACCTTAATTTCCATCACAAACAACGGAAATTCCAATTTTACCCTCAAAGTGAGGGCTCAAAACCCGGAATTTATCTTCCAAGGTTACCGTCTTTATTCGGGAGCCACAGAAACCCTGGCCCAAAATCCGCCTGACCTGAATGCCGGGGACGCTTGTCTGCTCGCCCAAGCCACCATTGTCCAACCCATCGAATATACCTTCGAAATCGATCCTTCAACCAATGCCAACACAGCCGGGGTATCCTGTCGGATCTTTTCCACCCTGACCCCAGGAACGTACATTGCCATGCGAACCCTAGGACTTTCGGTCAACCTTCAAAATAGCTCCAGTTCCTTTAAGGTTTCGATCCCCTCTAACGCTCTTATTGTCCCTTAA
- a CDS encoding TRAP transporter TatT component family protein: protein MYQTKHWSKIAMAGLVLVSVVACGKSRQTKISDSTVERATAPAKLPADVEKLWKNRHNEQDLRLALVGLEKFAAENPQYSDVKVLLCRGNYLLSDGHLWLKLTGDADADEKVKEESIQFYDAAVTWCEAALALNAKFRDKVVKEKLAIEKSLDVLGPQDIDALYWRYASLAKWSRLVGFTTLLANRSNFSAMINRAKEIEKSMGKEYFYSATLRYDAASNALSPTGDKKLAAKLFEEAIAKHPNYFAVRVLYAESSLKGNEDKFKKQLDYVIKGKAASLPEIEADQIVEQRKAKKLLDEL from the coding sequence ATGTACCAAACAAAACATTGGTCAAAAATCGCAATGGCAGGTCTCGTACTCGTTTCTGTTGTTGCTTGCGGAAAATCTAGACAAACCAAAATCTCTGACTCAACCGTAGAAAGAGCAACGGCACCAGCAAAACTTCCTGCTGACGTTGAAAAACTCTGGAAAAACAGACATAACGAACAAGACCTTAGACTTGCCCTTGTTGGTTTAGAAAAGTTCGCGGCAGAGAACCCTCAGTACTCTGACGTAAAAGTTTTACTTTGCCGAGGAAACTATCTTTTAAGTGACGGACATCTTTGGTTAAAACTTACAGGTGATGCCGATGCAGACGAAAAAGTAAAAGAAGAATCCATCCAATTTTACGATGCTGCTGTGACCTGGTGTGAAGCCGCTCTAGCATTAAATGCAAAATTTAGAGACAAAGTAGTCAAAGAAAAACTAGCGATTGAAAAATCTTTAGATGTTCTTGGCCCACAAGACATTGATGCACTCTACTGGAGATATGCATCTCTTGCAAAATGGTCTCGTTTAGTAGGATTTACTACATTACTCGCAAACCGTTCTAATTTTTCTGCCATGATCAATCGAGCGAAAGAAATCGAAAAATCAATGGGTAAAGAGTATTTCTACTCTGCAACACTCCGATACGATGCAGCAAGTAACGCTCTTTCTCCAACAGGAGACAAAAAACTAGCAGCAAAACTTTTTGAAGAAGCAATTGCAAAACACCCGAACTATTTTGCCGTACGTGTATTGTATGCAGAAAGTAGCCTCAAAGGGAACGAAGACAAATTTAAAAAACAATTAGATTATGTAATCAAAGGTAAAGCGGCTTCTCTTCCTGAAATCGAAGCAGATCAAATCGTAGAACAACGTAAAGCTAAGAAATTACTAGACGAACTATAG
- the dctP gene encoding TRAP transporter substrate-binding protein DctP: protein MFLRQLKYLVCVSVALTISGGLFAQTTVKLATVAPEGSPWANELAKIKKKIESESQGQIKFKIYPGGQMGGENEILQQVIRGKLQGAGLTAGALANTVKELNVLEIPYLFSSYAQADCVLDDHLQEDFRKLFEAKGLIFVTWAENGYRSIGTKSAPVKTPEDLKGVKIRIQESPVHIAYWKQLGVSGIPIAIPEVLPSLQTGVVEGFDNTPLFTLAAEWQTAIKYFTLTRHIYQPAAILYSKKFWDTLNDEQKKTLMGDGNKLAPGARQAVRSIEKNMIATLKKADVVVYEPSSADLAGFKSAANAVSGQVVGKIGGQSKQIYDKIQKAKAACGG, encoded by the coding sequence ATGTTTTTAAGACAATTAAAGTATTTAGTTTGTGTAAGTGTAGCCCTCACAATCAGTGGGGGTTTATTTGCTCAAACAACCGTTAAGTTGGCAACAGTAGCACCGGAAGGATCTCCGTGGGCGAACGAACTTGCCAAAATCAAAAAGAAAATTGAATCAGAATCACAAGGTCAAATTAAGTTTAAAATTTATCCTGGTGGACAAATGGGTGGAGAAAACGAAATCCTCCAACAAGTCATCCGTGGAAAACTGCAAGGTGCTGGTCTAACTGCCGGAGCTCTTGCAAACACTGTCAAAGAACTAAACGTACTTGAAATTCCTTATCTATTCAGTTCTTATGCGCAAGCAGACTGCGTTTTAGATGATCATTTACAAGAAGACTTCCGTAAACTTTTTGAAGCAAAAGGTCTAATCTTTGTTACTTGGGCAGAAAATGGTTATCGTTCCATTGGAACTAAATCTGCTCCTGTAAAAACTCCAGAAGACTTAAAAGGTGTTAAAATCAGAATCCAAGAATCTCCAGTTCACATTGCTTATTGGAAACAACTAGGTGTGAGTGGAATTCCAATTGCGATTCCAGAAGTTTTACCATCTCTTCAAACTGGTGTGGTAGAAGGATTTGATAACACTCCTCTTTTCACACTTGCAGCAGAATGGCAAACAGCGATCAAATACTTCACTTTGACTCGCCATATTTACCAACCCGCAGCCATCCTTTACTCTAAAAAGTTTTGGGACACTCTTAACGACGAACAAAAGAAAACTCTAATGGGTGATGGAAACAAACTCGCTCCAGGTGCAAGACAAGCAGTTCGTTCGATTGAAAAGAATATGATCGCAACTCTTAAAAAAGCAGATGTGGTAGTTTATGAACCTTCAAGTGCTGATTTAGCAGGGTTTAAGTCTGCTGCCAATGCAGTTTCCGGCCAAGTGGTGGGTAAAATCGGAGGTCAGTCTAAACAGATCTACGATAAAATCCAAAAAGCCAAAGCAGCTTGCGGCGGATAA
- a CDS encoding TRAP transporter small permease codes for MKFVERILNTLSFGEKWAGGICFLLLTLLMIADVSKREVIDTVFNWIMEITEAYPKTSLAGAVGDWSVYIAESIHGGTSGFLEWLGLGGIIWAQKLSLYFMLWGGLFGSALASAKGSHLRPEIADKLLPKKLLPYVKVAEQWVISFFFLFLAYLSVIYVLESISLDEVNPVTEIHLWKVQVIFPYIFISMGFRHLCYGIFPALIPSDINEATEALELAEAELSESNSRGNH; via the coding sequence ATGAAATTCGTCGAACGAATTCTAAATACTTTAAGTTTCGGCGAGAAATGGGCGGGAGGGATTTGTTTCCTTCTGCTCACTCTTCTCATGATTGCTGACGTTTCGAAACGAGAAGTAATCGACACCGTATTCAATTGGATTATGGAAATTACAGAAGCCTATCCCAAAACCAGTCTTGCTGGTGCCGTTGGGGATTGGAGTGTTTACATAGCTGAATCCATTCACGGAGGAACCTCCGGATTTTTAGAATGGCTCGGTCTTGGTGGAATCATTTGGGCACAAAAACTTTCCCTTTATTTTATGTTATGGGGAGGATTATTTGGTTCCGCACTTGCGAGTGCTAAAGGTTCCCACTTACGTCCCGAAATTGCAGACAAATTATTACCAAAAAAATTGTTACCTTATGTGAAAGTTGCAGAACAGTGGGTAATTTCTTTTTTCTTTTTATTCCTAGCATACCTATCAGTCATTTATGTTCTAGAAAGTATCAGTTTAGATGAAGTGAATCCTGTAACAGAAATTCACTTATGGAAAGTACAAGTTATTTTTCCTTACATCTTTATCTCTATGGGTTTTAGACATTTGTGTTATGGAATTTTTCCGGCACTCATTCCTTCCGATATCAATGAAGCAACAGAAGCATTGGAACTTGCGGAAGCAGAACTTTCTGAATCAAACTCAAGGGGGAATCACTAA
- a CDS encoding TRAP transporter large permease: MGSWGILLLLLALILLRQPLIVLMGAITVYCYYFLPDPPLESFQELNSIIGDLFFAGDKEILLAIPLFIIAGNLMTHGSIARRLIRIAQAMTAPIPAGLAIAGVFSCGIFAAISGSSPVTLIAIGGLMYPSLTKAGYPTQFSMGLLASGGTLGIIIPPSIPMIVYAIMVGVSVTDLFIAGIGPGILLMTLLMIYSVLRAGNVGRGKWDWAEIRTAWKEGILALLMPVVILGGIYSGFFTATESAAIAVFYAIIVEVFIHKELSFPKIPKIMAESAEMLGILFLILILAVSLNKFMIENEIPQNLVATMSGQISSPVTFLIGVNILLLIVGMFMDIMSAILVLAPLLAPMAINYGINPVHFGIIMIVNLEIGYLTPPVGVNLFVASGIFKQPLGKVIQSVAPIVGLFLIGLILISWIPEISLGLVGGEAAAPTP; the protein is encoded by the coding sequence ATGGGTTCTTGGGGAATACTCCTACTCTTACTTGCTTTAATTTTACTCAGACAACCTTTGATTGTACTTATGGGTGCGATCACAGTGTACTGTTATTATTTTTTACCGGACCCTCCGTTAGAGTCATTCCAAGAACTGAATAGTATCATTGGAGATTTGTTTTTTGCCGGTGATAAAGAAATCCTACTCGCGATTCCACTATTTATCATCGCTGGAAACTTGATGACCCATGGAAGTATCGCAAGACGACTCATTCGGATTGCCCAAGCCATGACAGCTCCCATTCCTGCGGGACTTGCCATTGCAGGGGTATTTTCTTGTGGAATCTTTGCTGCTATCTCTGGATCTTCACCTGTCACTCTGATTGCGATTGGTGGACTCATGTATCCTTCCTTAACTAAGGCCGGATACCCTACTCAATTTTCAATGGGACTTCTTGCCTCAGGAGGAACTCTTGGGATCATCATCCCTCCGAGTATTCCAATGATTGTGTATGCGATTATGGTTGGTGTCTCTGTAACCGATCTTTTCATTGCGGGAATAGGACCTGGAATTTTACTAATGACCCTACTCATGATCTACTCCGTGTTACGTGCCGGAAATGTAGGTCGTGGGAAATGGGACTGGGCAGAAATTCGTACCGCATGGAAGGAAGGTATTCTTGCCCTTCTGATGCCAGTGGTGATTCTGGGCGGAATTTATTCTGGATTCTTTACTGCTACTGAATCGGCTGCGATTGCAGTTTTTTATGCCATCATTGTGGAAGTATTCATCCATAAAGAACTTAGTTTCCCTAAGATTCCAAAGATTATGGCGGAAAGTGCGGAGATGCTTGGAATTCTGTTCCTGATTCTAATCTTGGCAGTCAGTTTGAACAAGTTCATGATCGAAAACGAAATTCCTCAGAATTTAGTTGCGACTATGTCTGGACAGATTTCGAGCCCAGTTACTTTCCTCATTGGAGTGAACATACTTTTACTCATCGTGGGAATGTTTATGGATATCATGAGTGCGATCCTAGTTCTTGCACCACTCCTTGCTCCTATGGCCATCAATTACGGTATCAATCCAGTTCATTTCGGAATCATTATGATTGTGAATTTGGAAATTGGATATTTGACTCCGCCAGTGGGTGTGAATCTATTTGTGGCCTCAGGTATCTTCAAACAGCCGTTAGGAAAGGTGATCCAATCAGTGGCTCCGATCGTGGGATTATTCCTCATTGGTCTTATCCTTATCAGTTGGATTCCTGAAATCTCTCTTGGTTTAGTGGGCGGAGAAGCAGCAGCTCCCACTCCATAA
- a CDS encoding J domain-containing protein codes for MDKKLLLNDSLHFLGLSPGFLESELKEAYHKLAKKYHPDSGEFTSDVMFLELNKHYESLKDYLLIHPEEDTSFREGVDGFDFSESPNITKPSKDPVFHEYKLAKEKETEAILRYYEKRNLHPIELSENLNKELVQLRKDLEPVISVYAEIVKNHTNSLWAKDAKDSLERLRVWWSK; via the coding sequence ATGGACAAAAAATTACTGTTAAATGATTCCCTCCATTTTTTAGGTCTCTCACCAGGTTTCCTTGAGTCAGAACTTAAGGAAGCTTATCATAAGTTAGCGAAAAAATACCATCCAGATTCGGGAGAATTTACAAGTGATGTAATGTTCTTGGAGTTAAACAAACATTACGAATCTTTAAAAGATTACCTTCTCATTCATCCAGAAGAGGATACTAGTTTTCGGGAAGGGGTCGATGGATTTGATTTTTCAGAAAGTCCAAACATCACGAAACCATCGAAAGATCCAGTTTTTCATGAATACAAATTGGCAAAGGAAAAAGAAACGGAAGCCATTTTACGTTATTATGAAAAAAGAAACCTTCATCCTATCGAACTTTCTGAAAACTTAAATAAGGAACTTGTCCAACTCAGAAAGGATTTAGAACCCGTAATTTCTGTTTATGCTGAAATTGTCAAAAATCATACAAATAGCCTTTGGGCCAAGGACGCTAAAGATTCTTTAGAACGTCTACGAGTGTGGTGGAGTAAATAG
- a CDS encoding flagellar protein FlgN has product MISSKHSTKQLLEKKIQLLDSLITHLKREEELLSYRDADSAVKLEFKNEILVRKLEEVDRELWERQEKEVYTADEIGISETVFERLDEARNLQNKVQELLVFEMNESKKEYWEFSIKRRLKSHLMQSSGLSWTKNYC; this is encoded by the coding sequence ATGATTTCCAGCAAACACTCTACTAAACAACTTTTAGAAAAGAAAATTCAATTATTAGATTCCCTGATTACTCATCTAAAAAGAGAAGAAGAGTTACTTTCTTATCGCGATGCAGATTCAGCAGTGAAGTTAGAATTCAAAAACGAAATCCTTGTCCGCAAATTGGAAGAGGTGGATCGAGAACTTTGGGAAAGACAAGAAAAGGAAGTTTATACAGCAGACGAGATTGGTATTTCAGAAACTGTATTTGAAAGGTTGGATGAAGCAAGAAACCTCCAAAACAAAGTTCAAGAATTACTTGTTTTTGAAATGAATGAGAGTAAAAAAGAATATTGGGAATTCAGTATCAAACGTAGATTAAAATCACATTTGATGCAGTCTTCTGGCCTCTCATGGACAAAAAATTACTGTTAA
- the fliS gene encoding flagellar export chaperone FliS has product MSLARKTGASAYNEYKANEISTVSQIKLIVMLFDGAIRFLGVAKDNMTPRKYDVVNNNIIKTQDIITELLLSLNMEEGKEVANNLLSLYVYLKKRLLEANMRKDKAIIEECIKILIELKISWEELEKKDTPNPNTAPGVRPTGISITG; this is encoded by the coding sequence ATGTCGCTTGCGAGAAAAACTGGTGCCTCTGCTTACAATGAATACAAAGCCAATGAGATATCTACCGTTAGCCAAATCAAATTGATTGTGATGCTCTTTGACGGGGCCATCCGATTCCTTGGTGTGGCCAAAGACAATATGACTCCTAGGAAGTATGATGTTGTGAACAATAATATCATCAAAACTCAAGATATCATTACAGAACTCTTGCTTTCGCTCAATATGGAAGAAGGGAAAGAAGTCGCAAATAATCTCCTGTCATTATACGTTTACTTGAAAAAAAGATTGTTAGAAGCCAATATGAGAAAGGACAAAGCAATCATTGAAGAATGTATTAAAATCCTCATTGAGTTAAAAATCTCCTGGGAAGAGTTAGAAAAAAAAGACACTCCGAATCCAAATACGGCACCAGGGGTAAGACCGACTGGAATTTCAATCACAGGGTAA
- the purN gene encoding phosphoribosylglycinamide formyltransferase — MGKIKRVVFLASGRGSNFTASVEYIRKKKLKLDLVALVTDNPEAKALGIAKSFGIPTKVVTYATYTQKTDYHKDLLFAVENLNPDLIVACGYMRILKPEFVRKFQSRIINVHPSLLPAFPGLDSQKQALDYGVKVAGCTVHFVEEGVDTGPIILQKAIAIAPEWNEKELSLAILAEEHKILPLAIQLFCEDKLKIKERKVEILK; from the coding sequence ATGGGAAAAATAAAACGCGTCGTTTTTTTGGCCTCGGGAAGAGGGTCCAATTTTACCGCTTCCGTCGAGTACATTCGAAAAAAAAAGCTAAAGCTCGACCTGGTTGCCCTAGTGACAGACAACCCGGAGGCAAAGGCTCTGGGTATTGCCAAATCTTTTGGAATTCCCACAAAAGTAGTCACTTACGCTACTTATACACAAAAAACAGATTATCATAAAGATTTACTCTTTGCTGTGGAAAATCTAAATCCTGATCTCATTGTGGCCTGTGGGTATATGCGAATTCTAAAACCAGAATTTGTACGTAAATTCCAAAGCCGAATCATCAATGTCCATCCAAGCCTACTTCCTGCATTTCCTGGTCTAGACTCTCAAAAACAGGCTCTCGATTATGGGGTGAAAGTTGCAGGATGTACGGTTCATTTTGTGGAAGAAGGTGTGGACACGGGTCCCATCATATTGCAAAAAGCGATTGCCATTGCCCCCGAATGGAATGAAAAAGAACTATCCCTTGCAATCCTTGCGGAAGAACATAAAATCCTCCCGCTCGCCATACAACTGTTTTGTGAAGATAAATTAAAAATCAAAGAACGAAAGGTAGAAATCCTAAAATGA
- the purH gene encoding bifunctional phosphoribosylaminoimidazolecarboxamide formyltransferase/IMP cyclohydrolase produces MIEIKRALVSVSDKAGITEICSFLAKNGVEILSTGGTYDALSKAGIPVKKVDEFTGFPEILHGRVKTLHPKIHGGLLGDTTNPDHVKQMESNGIVPITLVIVNLYPFVKTVMKPDVTLEDAIENIDIGGPSMLRSAAKNHKNVVVLTDPKDYESFQSEFTANKGKVSRETAFKYAAKVFSETASYDSAISTFFNKKLDIKYPDKITFAFNKKQKLRYGENPHQDAAFYEPLFIKSQFEALQGKELSFNNMLDFDAAFHVASLLPKNAVSIVKHLNPCGIAFGETVLESFELARKTDPISAFGGIIGIHGRVEKESAEEITKNFVEGVIAESFSEEALEIFSKKPNIRLIPIAKFDEALDELDLRSLHHGLLIQNRDYDLITKDKLKIVSKKQPTADDLEGLMFAWNCVKFIKSNAIVYTDQNSTLGIGAGQMSRVDSVELGAMKAQKVGLSVVGSYVGSDAFFPFRDGIDSIAKVGAKAIIQPGGSIRDEEVIQAADEHGLIMVFTGMRHFRH; encoded by the coding sequence ATGATCGAAATCAAACGAGCACTCGTATCCGTATCCGACAAAGCTGGAATCACGGAAATCTGTTCCTTCCTAGCAAAAAACGGTGTGGAAATTCTTTCCACCGGTGGAACCTATGATGCCCTCTCCAAAGCGGGAATCCCGGTAAAAAAGGTAGATGAGTTTACTGGTTTTCCAGAAATCCTACATGGTCGTGTGAAAACCCTCCACCCCAAAATCCATGGTGGACTTCTCGGCGATACAACAAACCCCGACCATGTCAAACAAATGGAAAGTAATGGAATTGTTCCCATCACTCTTGTGATCGTAAACCTATATCCATTTGTCAAAACAGTGATGAAACCAGATGTCACCCTCGAAGATGCGATTGAAAATATCGATATCGGTGGACCATCTATGCTCCGTTCGGCGGCAAAAAACCACAAAAACGTAGTTGTATTAACTGACCCGAAAGACTACGAATCTTTCCAATCCGAATTTACCGCAAACAAAGGAAAAGTATCTCGTGAAACAGCATTTAAATATGCAGCCAAAGTATTTTCCGAAACCGCATCTTATGACTCAGCTATCTCCACTTTCTTTAATAAAAAGTTAGATATCAAATATCCTGATAAAATCACTTTCGCTTTTAACAAAAAACAAAAACTTCGATACGGTGAAAACCCACACCAAGACGCTGCCTTTTATGAACCGCTATTTATCAAATCACAGTTCGAAGCCTTACAAGGAAAAGAACTCTCCTTCAATAATATGTTAGATTTTGATGCGGCATTTCACGTGGCAAGCCTACTCCCAAAAAACGCAGTTTCTATTGTAAAACACTTAAACCCATGTGGAATTGCATTTGGAGAAACAGTCCTTGAATCATTTGAACTCGCAAGAAAAACAGATCCTATTTCTGCCTTTGGTGGAATCATTGGAATTCATGGACGAGTGGAAAAAGAATCTGCAGAAGAAATCACAAAGAATTTTGTGGAAGGTGTGATCGCAGAAAGTTTTTCAGAAGAAGCCTTAGAAATATTTTCCAAAAAACCAAACATTCGTTTGATTCCCATCGCAAAATTTGACGAAGCATTGGATGAATTAGATTTACGTTCCCTTCACCATGGACTTCTCATCCAAAATCGTGATTATGATTTGATTACCAAAGACAAACTAAAAATTGTTTCCAAAAAACAACCCACCGCTGATGACTTAGAAGGTTTGATGTTTGCATGGAATTGTGTGAAATTTATCAAATCCAATGCGATTGTATATACCGACCAAAACTCTACTCTTGGAATCGGAGCAGGACAAATGTCTCGAGTGGACTCGGTGGAACTCGGAGCTATGAAAGCACAAAAAGTAGGACTTTCTGTTGTCGGATCTTATGTGGGTAGTGATGCATTTTTTCCTTTCCGAGATGGAATTGATTCCATTGCGAAAGTCGGCGCCAAGGCCATCATCCAACCAGGTGGATCCATACGTGATGAAGAAGTCATCCAAGCAGCTGACGAACATGGACTCATTATGGTCTTTACTGGAATGAGGCATTTCCGTCACTAA
- the fsa gene encoding fructose-6-phosphate aldolase translates to MNLFLDTANIDEIKKVHELGLLDGITTNPSIIAKSGRKFTEVIKEICSFVKGPVSAEVLATDAPTMIKEGLELSKIAENVVVKVPLIPEGIKAVNAFAEKGIRTNVTLCFTANQALLAAKAGASFISPFVGRLDDIGYDGLELISEIRDIYDNYGIETQILAASVRHPIHFKEVALRGADCVTLPYSVFEMLFKHPLTDSGLAKFVEDSKKLNW, encoded by the coding sequence ATGAATTTATTCTTAGACACAGCCAACATAGACGAAATTAAAAAAGTCCATGAACTTGGTCTCCTTGATGGGATTACTACCAACCCATCCATCATCGCAAAATCCGGTCGTAAATTTACAGAAGTCATCAAAGAAATTTGTAGTTTTGTAAAAGGACCCGTGAGTGCGGAAGTCCTAGCAACTGATGCACCCACCATGATCAAAGAAGGTTTAGAACTTTCTAAAATTGCAGAAAACGTAGTCGTAAAAGTCCCCCTCATTCCAGAAGGAATCAAAGCAGTAAACGCATTTGCAGAAAAGGGAATCAGAACCAATGTAACTCTTTGTTTTACTGCCAACCAAGCATTACTTGCAGCCAAAGCTGGTGCTAGTTTCATTTCCCCTTTTGTCGGTCGTTTGGATGATATTGGTTATGATGGACTTGAACTTATCTCTGAGATCCGAGACATTTATGACAACTATGGAATCGAAACACAAATCCTTGCGGCATCTGTTCGTCACCCCATCCATTTCAAAGAAGTGGCTCTTCGCGGTGCTGATTGTGTGACTCTTCCTTATTCCGTATTTGAAATGCTTTTCAAACACCCACTCACGGACAGTGGACTTGCAAAGTTTGTAGAAGATTCTAAAAAACTAAACTGGTAA